CCATTCAATACCCATAGGCGTCCGCCGCAAGCAACAGCGGCTTCCTTCAAGTGACCTTATCGGAAATGCCCCGGCAAGTTCTGGTTCCTTTGTTATCGCGGATTTCTGCGCCGTGGCATTTCCGATGAAGGCTTACCACAATATGGCCAGAACCCTTCGTTTTGCTTTGTATGTTACTGATTTGAAGGAATTTTCTTGATTGCAGGGTATCTAAAATCGGAGGACAGAGGTGCAGCCCTTCAACACCAATAGAGATATTTTTGTGGCCTGGATCTGCCCGCCCGCCGTGCGGCTGCGCTTTGGACTTGTATGATGAAAAGGCCAGGATTTTGGGAATTGAATAATAGGAGAGCACGATGAAAAAGAAACTGTTGACGTTAAGTACACTATTTTGCATTTGCAGCATAGTTCTCGCCGGGCAACAACCGGCGATCACTGGCAAGGACCTGCTGGCGAAAATGAATTCGCAGGCCAAAAGCGACAAAGATTATGTCATGGGTTACGTGCAGGCTGTCTATGCCATGTATTTGAGCACCTCCACGCTCGCCTCCGAAAAAGAAATGGAGCCAGTGCTTTCAGCAGCGAAGAAATACCTCGCAGAGAGCAGCACGCAAAAACTGAATCTGCCGGCAAACGTTCTGCTCAGGGAGGCGTTTGACAAATCACTCCCTCTCAAAAAGAAATAATAGCGCGGACTGCCGTGCAGCAAAGCGGCCGCACCCCAACTTCCCGGCGTAGAGAGCTGCGCGGGAAAAACCGGGGATGATCACCGTTTTTTGTAATCTTCCCCCTTTTTGATGCCGGTGCATCCAGAGGAACTCCCCAGTCTTGGCATCCCCAGTTTTTCTTTGTTTTGTGCTTGGCCAAACCGCAGAATTGACAGTTTCCGTATAACCGACTATACAACAATTGACGCAGCGTTTCCCTGCAAATGTTGGCGAAATCAAGGGAAAGCGACGGTATATTGTGACTCGGCGTCATCCCAACCTTCCGTGTCCCTCTCAAGGATCTGCCCATTTGCAGGAGCCGAAATTCGCTCAGAATGCGACGGATTTAGCTTTTGCCGAAAGCCGGACCCCTCTTATAATAGCGGCCAATCCAATTGATGTTCTTCTGACGGCCTACCCTGAGCTATCGGTGGAAGAAACTGTCATCCCCCGCCTGCGGCAGGGCTGGCTCGGAGTGGCACCTGGCACTCCGGGATCTGCTGGGCGCCAGCGAGATCCTCTACGACGGACATCAAGCTGCTATCAGAGGCATGGGCGCGCTGCGAGCCGGAGGATCGAACGAACACCCGCTCCGCCTATCTGAACCCGAACAGCGGCGGGAACACCACTACCACCACCCACGCCCACACCGCGTAGGTGGGCAGGTACGCCGTCTGCCACCGCTCCAGCGGCGTGAACGCCACCCGCCCGGCGAGGAATCGCGCGTAGAGCACGGCGGACCAGCCGAGGTTCACGAGCAGGATGAGGTTCTCGCCCAGCGCGGCGACCTTGTTGGGGCTGAAACCGAACTCGGAGATGCGGCCGACGATGGCCCACAGCGCGATGGCGTCGACGAGCAGGGCGCAGATGACGAGGAGGAGTTGCAAGGCATCGAAGAGGCCCGGCGGCTTCTGCGGGTCCCGGGCCGAAATCGCGTAAAGGACCAGGCCCGCCACTACCACCAGCAGCAGGTCAAAGCCGATGAGCACCTCGCGCCCGACGGCGATGCTGCTCCCGGTCCACGCCATGGTCCCCAGGAACGCCAGCAGCAGGAGGGTGAACAGCGGCGTGAAGATCAGCGTCAGTACCGGCGCCATGTTCTCGATGACGCTCTGCTTGGCCTCCACGAGCCACGCCGCGATGACCACGGCGCCGACGGCGCCGCAGGGCAGAATCCAGGTCACCAGGAGCGGCTCCGGCTTCAGGCCGATGGCGCTGAAGACGAATCCGGTGAGCCCCATCAGCACGCCGCCCCCGAGTGCGATGAGGGCGTAGTAGATGAACCACTCGCCGGAGAAACGCACGTAGTTTATGCGCTGATCGTGATCGCGCCAGCGGCCGCCGACATACGCGTAGCCCGCCGCAAGCCACAGCGCGATGAGCAGGTGCAGCGTCGCGAGGACCTCGGTGTGTGCACGTGATGCGAACGGCATGAGGTTGATCGCCGCGCCCCCCGCCACGAACGGCGCCGCCAGCCACAGTCGGCCCACCGATGCGAGGGACCGCTTCCAGGCGAAGAAGGCCGCCAGGAGCGGGAGCACGAAGAGGCTGAGGTTGCGGACGTAGAACTCCCCCAACTCCTGGTCCATCTGCATCCTCACACCGAACAGCTCCGGGACCTTGATGGCCGCGGCGGCGGCGACCGCCAGGGCGACCGCCACCAGGGCTTCCTTGCCGTCGGCCCCGGCCCCTACGCCGTCGTCGGGCGCGACGACGAGCCGCTTCCAGAGGCGCTCCGAGTGCTCCATGGCAAACTCGCGGGAGATTGCATCAAGCTCTCCGATGCGCTTCACGGCGATGAGGAACGCCTCGTCCTCCGTGAGCCCCGCCTCCACGAGCGCGCTCGCCTGGCTGCGAAGGTGATCCTCCAGCTCGTCCGCGTCCACGGCGTGGATCGCCGGCCGCCGCCGGAGGTACGAGCGCCACTCGGCGACACCTTCCTCCAGCGAGATGCGCGCCCCTTCCTTGAGGTTTTCGATTTTTTGCGACACGAGTCAGCCTCCCTAAAGCACCAGTTTAATTTGATTTGAACATCGTCCGCCGCAGCGCGGTGTCCACTACCTGCCACTGTCGCCGCTGGCTCGCCAGTTCGTCCTCGCCGCTGTCCGTCAGCCGGTAGTACTTGCGCTGCCGCCCGGACTCGGACTGCCCCCAGACGGCCTTCACAAAGCCGTTGCGCTCGAGGCGGTGGAGCACGGGGTACAGCATGCCGTCCGTCCACTGGAGTTCGCCGCCCGACAGCTCGGCCACGCGCTTGATGATCGCGTAGCCGTAGCTCTCGCCCTCGCTGAGGATGGCCAGGATCAGCGGGGTGGCCGAGGCGGCGACGAGGTCCTTGCCGACGTTCATCGGCCCGCCCGTCGA
This portion of the Terriglobia bacterium genome encodes:
- a CDS encoding helix-turn-helix transcriptional regulator encodes the protein MNVGKDLVAASATPLILAILSEGESYGYAIIKRVAELSGGELQWTDGMLYPVLHRLERNGFVKAVWGQSESGRQRKYYRLTDSGEDELASQRRQWQVVDTALRRTMFKSN
- a CDS encoding permease prefix domain 1-containing protein, coding for MSLEEGVAEWRSYLRRRPAIHAVDADELEDHLRSQASALVEAGLTEDEAFLIAVKRIGELDAISREFAMEHSERLWKRLVVAPDDGVGAGADGKEALVAVALAVAAAAAIKVPELFGVRMQMDQELGEFYVRNLSLFVLPLLAAFFAWKRSLASVGRLWLAAPFVAGGAAINLMPFASRAHTEVLATLHLLIALWLAAGYAYVGGRWRDHDQRINYVRFSGEWFIYYALIALGGGVLMGLTGFVFSAIGLKPEPLLVTWILPCGAVGAVVIAAWLVEAKQSVIENMAPVLTLIFTPLFTLLLLAFLGTMAWTGSSIAVGREVLIGFDLLLVVVAGLVLYAISARDPQKPPGLFDALQLLLVICALLVDAIALWAIVGRISEFGFSPNKVAALGENLILLVNLGWSAVLYARFLAGRVAFTPLERWQTAYLPTYAVWAWVVVVVFPPLFGFR